One genomic window of Leptospira paudalimensis includes the following:
- a CDS encoding (2Fe-2S) ferredoxin domain-containing protein — protein sequence MFYEKHIFVCENQRAPGERVSCGNQGSIELLKLLKQKAAKAGIQYKFRVQKSGCLDRCELGPIQVSYPEGKWFNMKSEADVETILEYYLKTDQPDKYNHLVVADNTPI from the coding sequence ATGTTTTACGAAAAACATATCTTTGTTTGTGAAAACCAGAGGGCACCCGGCGAACGGGTGTCATGTGGAAACCAAGGTTCCATTGAACTTCTCAAATTATTAAAACAAAAGGCAGCCAAAGCTGGAATTCAATATAAGTTTCGTGTACAAAAATCGGGATGTCTCGATCGTTGTGAACTAGGTCCGATCCAAGTCTCATACCCTGAAGGCAAGTGGTTTAACATGAAATCAGAAGCCGATGTAGAAACCATCTTAGAATACTACTTAAAGACAGACCAACCAGACAAATACAACCATCTCGTTGTCGCAGACAATACCCCCATCTAA
- a CDS encoding lysophospholipid acyltransferase family protein, which produces MEPNPNPADILESLFVIPREVPKTILRNLLELIYDVKVAGSENIPESGGALIISNHTDYLDIPVQGAFADRKIVYLGKYELFHPQEEIMAIINHKNSPFHYPPLSLTKPVIEVLLNSLGSVVKKNLINWGSMPIIRNAAKESEMDKRAAMEYYEKLENYMVDLMKEGELLSIYPEGSRSETGELQSFRAMAAKLAIRAGVPIIPSGIVGATNMSKPKAFLTGDAFKTKIRYQIGKPILPSEFPTGPEKKAAKELTEILENKVRDLMKQAESIL; this is translated from the coding sequence ATGGAACCTAACCCAAATCCCGCTGATATTTTAGAAAGTTTGTTTGTGATTCCTCGTGAGGTGCCAAAAACCATCCTCCGTAACCTCTTAGAGCTCATTTATGACGTAAAAGTAGCTGGTTCCGAGAATATCCCTGAATCAGGTGGGGCACTTATCATCTCCAATCATACCGATTATTTGGACATTCCAGTCCAAGGTGCCTTCGCTGATCGTAAGATTGTTTATTTGGGAAAATATGAACTTTTCCATCCCCAAGAAGAGATTATGGCCATTATCAACCATAAAAACTCTCCTTTTCATTACCCACCTCTCAGTCTCACAAAACCAGTGATTGAAGTTTTATTGAACTCACTAGGAAGTGTGGTGAAAAAAAATCTCATCAATTGGGGTAGTATGCCCATCATTCGCAATGCCGCGAAAGAATCAGAAATGGACAAACGTGCAGCGATGGAATACTATGAAAAACTAGAGAATTACATGGTGGATCTGATGAAAGAAGGCGAACTTCTTTCCATCTACCCAGAAGGTTCACGTTCCGAAACAGGAGAATTACAATCCTTTCGGGCGATGGCAGCAAAACTTGCGATCCGTGCGGGTGTTCCCATCATACCATCTGGGATTGTGGGTGCTACCAATATGTCCAAACCCAAAGCATTTCTCACTGGGGATGCGTTCAAAACGAAAATTCGGTACCAGATTGGAAAACCCATTCTACCTTCAGAATTTCCGACTGGCCCTGAGAAAAAAGCCGCCAAGGAACTCACCGAAATCTTGGAAAACAAGGTGAGAGATTTGATGAAACAGGCAGAATCCATCCTTTAG
- the gcvP gene encoding aminomethyl-transferring glycine dehydrogenase: MSSVKPSSPIHSPYEETLEPSDTFLRRHVGVTEETVSEMLSIIGYKELDDLISDAVPENIRLRKELDLPKPIGEYALQKDLKKIVSKNKIYRSYLGLGYYSCITPPVIQRNILENPGWYTAYTPYQAEIAQGRMEALINFQTMITDLTGMEIANASLLDEGTAAAEAMNMLYSLKEDNQGKSFFVSQSVHPQTLDVIRTRAIPLGINIVVGSFKKMVPSNDFFGAIVQYPSTDGTIYDFSEFIESLHKVGAKTVVAADLLALTILKSPGEMNADVVVGTTQRFGLPLGFGGPHAGYFATKEEYKRNMPGRLIGVSKDSQGKPGYRLSLQTREQHIRRDKATSNICTAQVLLAVLSSMYAVYHGPKGLKQIASRVHRMTTILATGLEKLGYKIISQPYFDTIRVELSKISSAEIIHYAEEREINIRQVSGHVVSISLDETTNIKDIKDLLEVFNENKALHFPLEDLTTKEEWKIPELLERKSSYLTHPVFNSYHTETEMLRYIRRLEAKDLSLTTSMIALGSCTMKLNASTEMYPVTWPELSNIHPFVPENQTEGYRTLFSQLEKWLCEITGFAEVSLQPNAGSQGEYAGLLAIRNFHQSRNDMHRDICLIPISAHGTNPASAVMAGFKVVPVNCDLNGNIDVEDLKKKAIEYKDKLGALMVTYPSTHGVFEASIKEICQTIHDNGGQVYMDGANMNAQVGLTRPGDIGADVCHLNLHKTFCIPHGGGGPGVGPIGVAEHLAPFLPGHSLVENGSNNSQWAVSAAPWGSASIIVISWAYIAMLGFEGLRFATKIAILNANYIAKKLESAFPVLYRGNKGLVAHECILDMRGFKKTSGIEVEDIAKRLIDYGFHSPTMSFPVPGTLMVEPTESESKEELDRFIDSMLSIAKEIKDIESGVLSKEDNPLKNSPHTADMVISDAWNHAYPRERAAYPLPWLRTRKFWPSVGRVDNVYGDRNLVCSCIPMENYVVS; this comes from the coding sequence GTGAGTTCCGTAAAACCTTCATCGCCCATCCATTCCCCTTACGAAGAAACATTAGAACCAAGTGACACATTCTTACGACGTCATGTTGGTGTGACAGAAGAAACTGTTTCTGAAATGCTTTCTATCATTGGTTATAAGGAATTGGATGATCTGATTAGTGATGCCGTACCCGAAAACATTCGGTTACGTAAAGAACTCGATTTACCAAAACCAATTGGAGAATATGCTCTCCAAAAAGATTTAAAGAAGATTGTTTCCAAAAACAAAATCTACAGATCCTATTTGGGACTTGGATACTATTCTTGTATCACTCCACCAGTGATCCAAAGAAACATTTTAGAAAATCCAGGTTGGTACACTGCGTACACTCCGTACCAAGCAGAGATTGCGCAAGGAAGGATGGAAGCACTCATCAACTTCCAAACGATGATCACAGATCTAACAGGGATGGAAATTGCCAATGCATCTCTCCTTGATGAGGGAACAGCTGCGGCAGAAGCAATGAATATGTTGTATTCTTTAAAAGAAGACAACCAAGGAAAATCTTTCTTTGTTTCGCAATCGGTTCACCCACAAACCTTAGATGTGATCCGCACTCGTGCCATTCCACTTGGAATCAACATTGTTGTGGGCTCGTTTAAGAAAATGGTTCCTTCCAATGATTTTTTTGGAGCGATTGTCCAATACCCATCTACTGATGGAACCATTTATGATTTTAGCGAATTCATTGAAAGCCTACACAAAGTAGGTGCCAAAACAGTTGTGGCGGCTGATCTACTCGCACTCACCATTTTAAAATCACCAGGCGAAATGAATGCAGACGTGGTTGTCGGAACTACGCAACGTTTTGGATTGCCACTTGGTTTTGGTGGTCCTCATGCTGGTTACTTTGCAACGAAAGAAGAATACAAACGAAATATGCCAGGACGCCTCATTGGTGTTTCCAAAGATTCACAAGGGAAACCAGGTTACCGACTTAGTTTACAAACACGGGAACAACACATTCGCCGAGACAAAGCGACATCTAACATTTGTACAGCGCAAGTTTTACTAGCGGTTTTATCATCGATGTATGCAGTGTATCATGGTCCAAAAGGACTCAAACAAATTGCATCTCGTGTTCATAGAATGACAACCATTCTTGCTACTGGACTTGAAAAGTTAGGATACAAAATCATCTCACAGCCTTACTTTGATACCATTCGAGTAGAACTTTCTAAAATCTCATCAGCAGAAATTATCCACTATGCAGAAGAAAGAGAAATCAACATTCGACAAGTTTCTGGTCACGTCGTTAGCATTTCTTTAGATGAAACAACAAACATAAAAGACATCAAAGATTTACTTGAAGTCTTTAACGAAAACAAAGCCCTTCATTTTCCATTAGAAGACTTAACGACAAAAGAAGAATGGAAAATTCCTGAACTACTGGAAAGAAAATCGTCTTACTTAACTCATCCAGTTTTTAATAGTTACCATACGGAAACAGAGATGTTACGTTACATCCGTAGATTGGAAGCAAAGGATTTATCCTTAACCACTTCAATGATTGCACTTGGTTCTTGCACAATGAAACTGAATGCATCAACAGAGATGTATCCAGTCACTTGGCCAGAACTATCGAACATCCATCCCTTTGTTCCCGAAAACCAAACAGAAGGATACCGAACTCTTTTTAGCCAATTGGAAAAATGGTTATGTGAAATCACAGGATTTGCGGAAGTATCACTCCAACCAAACGCTGGATCCCAAGGAGAATACGCTGGTTTACTTGCCATTCGTAACTTCCACCAAAGCCGCAATGACATGCACAGAGATATCTGTCTTATCCCAATTTCTGCTCACGGTACAAATCCTGCCTCTGCAGTAATGGCAGGATTCAAAGTGGTACCTGTGAATTGTGATCTCAATGGGAACATTGATGTAGAAGACCTAAAGAAAAAAGCAATTGAATACAAAGACAAGTTAGGTGCCCTAATGGTAACCTATCCGTCTACACATGGTGTATTCGAAGCTTCCATCAAAGAAATTTGCCAAACCATCCACGACAATGGTGGGCAAGTTTATATGGATGGTGCCAATATGAACGCACAGGTAGGATTAACACGACCTGGTGATATTGGTGCCGATGTATGCCATTTGAACTTACATAAGACATTTTGTATCCCACATGGTGGTGGTGGTCCTGGAGTTGGTCCGATTGGTGTTGCTGAACACTTAGCTCCTTTTTTACCAGGGCATAGTCTTGTCGAAAATGGATCGAATAACAGCCAGTGGGCGGTGTCTGCAGCTCCATGGGGATCTGCTTCTATCATCGTGATCTCATGGGCGTACATTGCGATGTTAGGTTTTGAAGGTCTACGATTTGCGACAAAAATTGCCATCCTCAATGCCAACTACATCGCCAAAAAATTAGAATCTGCATTCCCAGTATTGTACCGAGGAAACAAAGGTCTTGTGGCACATGAGTGTATTTTGGATATGCGCGGATTCAAAAAAACGAGTGGAATCGAAGTGGAAGATATCGCCAAACGATTGATCGACTATGGATTTCACTCTCCTACCATGTCATTCCCTGTTCCAGGAACTCTCATGGTAGAACCAACTGAGTCAGAATCTAAAGAAGAGTTGGACCGATTCATTGATTCCATGTTATCAATTGCAAAGGAAATCAAAGATATCGAGTCTGGTGTTTTATCCAAAGAAGATAACCCTCTCAAAAACTCTCCTCACACTGCTGACATGGTGATTAGCGATGCTTGGAATCATGCCTATCCAAGGGAACGGGCAGCGTATCCTCTTCCTTGGCTTCGTACACGGAAATTTTGGCCGAGTGTAGGACGTGTGGACAATGTATACGGTGATCGAAACTTAGTTTGTTCCTGCATACCGATGGAAAATTACGTCGTTTCCTAA
- a CDS encoding C1 family peptidase: MNLKIKSLILGVVLFSFHTTFAEEFDPSSVRSPGCKPGTFSCGYIPSPKEVQDTIPLKRDFNSFEDLPSSIDLSSQMPPVGNQGRQNSCVAWATGYAIKSYLLKNKGQSTEYDPPFAGGKGNFVFSPAFIYNQQNGGEDKGLYYYKTMEFLKSNGVAPWSSMPYTDKDYLSQPTQESKQEALKYKIKSFSRLNFKNPDEIKRVLAGKNVVMVGMIIDDAFYKLKGATVYDVNSGQSYGGHAMTIVGYDDNKKSKSGKKGAFKLQNSWGTNWGDNGFGWVSYSMLAKVGQETYAIIDEPTPQNTPTPIVSVNPAKKPILAPTEIKVSKGDFDNKILLTWKHQESAVAYLIQRKEESDFYDLAYSDKPSFIDVSVSPNSTYAYRILAIGAEDVSVASLEVEGFTSSEPSQDGNLTQVVGLSGVVFSNGNSTSVQLAWSEIDGVTNYTIAKSDSTFKWKTIGTSKSPDYVDNSPKSGEVNYYRVNAVISSKQSSDWSDSIAVEVANQSLLPNQVSKLSASNGDYANKIQLNWKAAPGAKNYFLFRFDENAEPSGQFEVSGTSYTDSDTSIQNGKTFLYTVISANDLGYAEPSEVAFGKTDPGLTKRAGGVTLPAPKQLITNPVGKDKMVSLKWDSVKDSFEYYIYRKPIQNGKPGKLEFVSSVDSKKTSFSEMFPGKSGELFLYTVRSKSEFGAESKDSNFVSVFWNEPKSVVKKRTMSLEELPNQFTGKWTSMYWNPKLGPQNLQMEITGNGQDFVAKLKLNDREIKQFSGSWTPGSKMIKTKGFSLELSNVLEGNSLVQFQSIKEIENGMELSFEKEN, translated from the coding sequence ATGAATCTGAAAATAAAATCATTAATACTCGGAGTTGTATTATTCTCATTCCATACAACTTTTGCGGAAGAGTTTGACCCAAGTAGTGTCCGTTCCCCTGGTTGTAAACCTGGAACCTTTTCTTGTGGATACATCCCTAGCCCAAAAGAAGTCCAAGATACAATTCCCCTCAAACGTGATTTTAATTCGTTTGAAGACTTACCAAGTTCAATTGACTTGTCATCCCAAATGCCTCCTGTCGGAAACCAGGGAAGACAAAACAGTTGTGTTGCATGGGCTACTGGTTATGCGATCAAATCATATCTTTTAAAAAATAAAGGCCAAAGCACTGAATATGATCCACCGTTTGCAGGTGGGAAAGGAAACTTTGTGTTTTCTCCCGCATTTATTTATAACCAACAAAATGGGGGAGAAGACAAAGGATTGTACTATTACAAAACGATGGAATTTTTAAAATCCAATGGTGTTGCACCATGGAGTAGCATGCCTTACACAGACAAAGATTATTTGTCACAACCAACACAAGAATCTAAACAAGAAGCGCTTAAATATAAAATAAAATCTTTCTCTCGATTGAATTTCAAAAACCCAGATGAAATCAAGCGCGTATTAGCTGGTAAGAATGTTGTGATGGTTGGTATGATCATCGATGATGCATTTTATAAATTAAAGGGCGCAACTGTTTATGATGTGAATAGTGGCCAAAGTTATGGTGGCCATGCCATGACAATTGTTGGATATGATGATAATAAAAAATCGAAATCGGGTAAAAAAGGTGCATTTAAATTACAAAACTCATGGGGAACAAACTGGGGTGATAATGGATTTGGATGGGTATCTTATTCGATGTTAGCCAAAGTTGGGCAAGAAACATATGCGATTATAGATGAACCAACACCACAGAATACACCTACACCAATTGTAAGTGTCAATCCCGCCAAAAAACCTATTTTAGCTCCGACTGAAATTAAAGTTTCTAAAGGTGACTTTGATAATAAAATTCTCCTGACTTGGAAACACCAAGAATCTGCAGTTGCTTACTTAATTCAAAGAAAGGAAGAATCTGATTTTTATGACTTAGCATATTCAGACAAACCAAGTTTTATCGACGTATCCGTTTCACCAAACTCTACTTATGCGTATCGAATTTTAGCTATTGGAGCTGAAGATGTTTCAGTTGCATCATTAGAAGTAGAAGGATTTACATCGTCGGAACCATCACAAGATGGAAATTTGACACAAGTTGTTGGACTTAGTGGAGTTGTTTTTTCGAATGGAAACTCAACAAGTGTCCAATTGGCTTGGTCTGAAATTGATGGTGTTACGAACTATACAATTGCTAAATCAGATTCGACATTTAAATGGAAAACCATTGGGACAAGTAAATCACCAGATTATGTGGATAACTCTCCGAAATCAGGAGAAGTGAATTATTACCGTGTCAATGCTGTCATCAGCTCCAAACAATCATCAGATTGGAGTGATTCCATTGCTGTTGAAGTAGCAAACCAGTCTTTATTACCAAACCAAGTAAGTAAGTTATCTGCATCAAACGGAGATTATGCAAATAAAATTCAGTTGAATTGGAAAGCTGCTCCTGGTGCAAAAAATTATTTTTTATTCCGATTTGATGAGAATGCAGAACCTTCAGGCCAATTCGAAGTATCTGGAACTTCTTATACAGATTCAGATACATCCATTCAAAACGGAAAAACATTTCTATATACAGTGATTTCCGCAAATGACTTAGGTTATGCGGAGCCTAGTGAAGTTGCCTTTGGAAAAACGGATCCTGGTTTAACAAAACGTGCAGGTGGTGTGACACTTCCCGCTCCAAAACAATTGATTACAAACCCAGTTGGAAAAGATAAAATGGTAAGTTTGAAATGGGATTCTGTTAAGGATAGTTTCGAATATTATATCTATCGAAAACCAATTCAAAATGGTAAACCCGGCAAATTGGAATTTGTATCAAGTGTGGATTCAAAAAAGACAAGTTTTTCAGAAATGTTTCCTGGAAAATCCGGAGAACTTTTTTTATACACTGTACGTTCCAAATCAGAGTTTGGTGCTGAATCCAAAGATTCTAATTTTGTTTCGGTTTTTTGGAATGAACCAAAATCCGTTGTAAAAAAGAGGACAATGTCTCTTGAAGAATTGCCAAATCAATTTACGGGAAAATGGACTTCTATGTATTGGAATCCAAAATTAGGTCCACAAAACTTACAGATGGAAATCACAGGTAACGGACAAGATTTTGTCGCAAAATTAAAGTTAAATGATAGGGAAATCAAACAATTTTCTGGATCTTGGACGCCTGGGAGTAAAATGATCAAAACAAAAGGATTTAGTTTAGAACTTTCCAATGTATTGGAAGGCAATTCGTTAGTTCAGTTCCAATCCATTAAAGAAATTGAAAATGGAATGGAACTGAGTTTCGAAAAAGAAAATTAA
- a CDS encoding methylmalonyl-CoA mutase family protein yields the protein MSTEILTYSPQNKIRFVTAASLFDGHDASINIMRRILQQSGVEVIHLGHNRSVQEIVQCAIQEDVQGIAITSYQGGHVEYFQYMIDLLKKEGASHIRVFGGGGGTILPSEIQVLHQYGVAHIYSPDEGRTLGLQGMINDVVKQSDFPTPLSFNGDLASHIQKKNYLALGQAITQMEFSLLQEKTKYSINLEFPPAKKTIPVLGITGTGGAGKSSLTDELVRRYLDDFPNQTIAILSVDPSKRKTGGALLGDRIRMNSIFNERVYMRSFATREANIALNRSVKGAIQILKTAGYDLIIVETAGIGQSDSEITEVADVSLYVMTPEYGAATQLEKIDMIDYADVIAINKFDKRGALDALRDVKKQYQRSRNLFNDSVDSMPVFGTIASQFQDAGTDELYAHLMGVVIQKSKLDWKSKYQKNQVGREASVVLPPDRVRYLTEIKEEIDRNAEWIKKESDLARSAYQLKGAITLLSKKGKSVVDLESEYQTTWNSLSVDSRNIIETWSEKIESFRKEQYSYFVRGKEIKVDNYTVSLSHLKIPKIATPRFVDWGDILEWSYQENFPGFFPYTAGVYPYKRSGEDPTRMFAGEGGPERTNRRFHYLSSGMPAKRLSTAFDSVTLYGEDPDIRPDIYGKIGNSGVNVATLDDAKKLYSGFDLCDPSTSVSMTINGPAPMVLAFFLNAAIDQACEKYIRAEGKTEEVKSKIKSIFDSKGLPVPKFDGNLPETNNGLGLLLLGVTGDEVLPKDTYEKLKKDALSQVRGTVQADILKEDQAQNTCIFSTEFALKMMGDIQYHFIQNQVRNFYSVSISGYHIAEAGANPITQVAFTLANGFTYVEYYLSRGMDINDFAPNLSFFFSNGIDPEYSVIGRVARRIWAKAMKFKYRANERSQMLKYHIQTSGRSLHSQEIDFNDIRTTLQALYAIYDNCNSLHTNAYDEAITTPTEESVRRAVAIQLIINRELGLAKNENPLQGAFIIEELTNLVEEAILTEFNRLTERGGVLGAMERMYQRNKIQEESLHYETLKHTGEYPIIGVNTFLNRNGSPTVIPGEVIRSTDEEKQQQIGNLKAFQKANVGKTESAITKLKQVARAKENIFQELLETVKVASLGQISHALYEVGGQYRRNM from the coding sequence ATGAGCACCGAAATTTTAACATACTCCCCTCAAAACAAAATCCGCTTTGTGACGGCGGCTTCTCTTTTTGACGGACACGATGCTTCCATTAATATCATGCGTAGGATCCTACAACAAAGTGGAGTCGAAGTGATCCACTTAGGACACAACCGCAGTGTCCAAGAAATTGTCCAATGTGCCATCCAAGAAGATGTCCAAGGAATTGCGATCACCAGTTACCAAGGTGGCCATGTAGAATACTTCCAATACATGATTGATTTGTTAAAAAAAGAAGGGGCTAGCCACATTCGGGTGTTTGGTGGTGGTGGTGGAACCATTTTACCTTCTGAAATTCAGGTTTTACATCAATACGGCGTTGCACATATTTATTCACCTGATGAAGGTCGTACCCTTGGACTTCAAGGTATGATCAATGATGTGGTCAAACAATCTGATTTCCCAACACCGCTATCATTTAACGGTGATTTGGCGTCACACATTCAAAAGAAAAACTATTTAGCATTAGGGCAAGCCATCACACAGATGGAATTTTCTCTTTTACAAGAAAAAACTAAGTATTCAATCAATTTGGAATTTCCACCTGCCAAAAAAACAATTCCTGTCCTTGGGATTACTGGAACAGGTGGAGCTGGAAAATCATCACTAACGGATGAACTCGTTCGTCGTTATCTGGATGATTTTCCAAACCAAACCATTGCAATTTTATCGGTAGACCCTTCCAAACGAAAAACAGGTGGTGCGCTACTTGGTGATCGTATTCGTATGAATTCCATATTTAATGAAAGGGTTTACATGCGTTCGTTTGCCACTAGAGAAGCAAACATTGCCCTAAACCGTAGTGTCAAAGGGGCTATTCAGATTCTTAAGACTGCTGGTTATGATCTCATCATTGTGGAAACAGCAGGAATTGGGCAAAGTGATTCTGAAATCACAGAAGTGGCAGATGTTTCTTTGTATGTGATGACACCAGAATATGGGGCTGCCACTCAATTGGAAAAAATTGATATGATCGATTATGCAGATGTGATTGCGATCAATAAATTTGACAAACGTGGTGCACTTGATGCATTACGAGATGTAAAAAAACAATACCAACGTTCCCGCAATTTATTCAATGATTCCGTTGATAGTATGCCAGTGTTTGGAACGATTGCATCGCAATTCCAAGATGCTGGTACGGATGAATTGTATGCCCATTTGATGGGGGTAGTCATTCAAAAATCAAAATTAGATTGGAAATCAAAATACCAAAAAAACCAAGTTGGAAGAGAAGCATCTGTTGTTTTACCTCCTGACCGTGTTCGTTACTTAACAGAAATCAAAGAAGAAATTGATCGAAATGCGGAATGGATCAAAAAAGAATCTGACCTTGCACGTTCCGCCTACCAACTGAAAGGTGCCATAACATTACTTTCCAAAAAAGGAAAATCAGTTGTAGATTTGGAATCTGAATACCAAACAACTTGGAATTCCTTATCTGTGGATTCGAGGAATATCATAGAAACTTGGTCAGAAAAAATTGAATCCTTTCGTAAGGAACAATATTCATACTTTGTCCGTGGCAAAGAAATCAAAGTTGATAATTATACTGTATCATTGAGCCATTTGAAAATTCCAAAAATTGCCACTCCAAGATTTGTGGATTGGGGTGATATTTTAGAATGGTCTTACCAAGAAAACTTTCCAGGATTTTTCCCATATACGGCAGGAGTGTATCCATACAAACGAAGTGGAGAAGATCCAACGCGTATGTTTGCAGGCGAAGGTGGACCAGAACGAACCAATCGAAGGTTCCATTATTTGAGCTCTGGTATGCCCGCCAAACGTCTGTCAACTGCATTTGATTCGGTGACATTGTATGGAGAGGATCCAGACATTCGACCTGATATTTATGGAAAAATTGGAAACTCTGGTGTTAATGTCGCTACGTTAGACGATGCAAAAAAACTTTATTCAGGATTTGATCTTTGTGATCCTTCTACATCTGTGTCCATGACAATCAACGGACCTGCACCAATGGTCCTTGCTTTTTTTCTCAATGCAGCCATTGACCAGGCATGTGAAAAGTACATTCGTGCGGAAGGAAAAACAGAAGAGGTTAAATCCAAAATCAAATCCATATTTGATTCAAAAGGATTACCGGTTCCCAAGTTTGATGGAAACTTACCAGAAACAAATAATGGTTTGGGATTACTCTTACTTGGAGTTACGGGAGATGAAGTCCTTCCAAAAGATACATATGAGAAATTAAAAAAAGATGCCCTTTCCCAAGTAAGAGGAACTGTCCAAGCAGATATCCTCAAGGAAGACCAAGCCCAAAATACTTGTATCTTTTCGACAGAATTTGCGTTAAAGATGATGGGAGATATCCAATACCATTTTATACAAAACCAAGTTCGAAATTTTTATTCCGTTTCCATCAGTGGTTACCACATAGCAGAAGCAGGTGCCAATCCTATCACACAGGTTGCATTTACTTTAGCAAATGGATTTACTTATGTGGAATATTATCTTAGCCGTGGGATGGACATCAATGACTTTGCTCCGAACTTGTCCTTCTTTTTTTCCAATGGAATTGATCCTGAGTATTCAGTGATTGGACGTGTGGCAAGACGGATTTGGGCGAAAGCTATGAAGTTCAAATACAGAGCCAATGAACGTTCACAGATGTTAAAGTATCACATCCAAACATCAGGTAGGTCTTTACACTCTCAAGAGATTGACTTTAATGACATTAGAACCACATTGCAAGCATTATATGCTATTTATGATAATTGTAATTCTCTCCATACCAATGCTTATGATGAGGCAATTACAACTCCTACGGAAGAATCGGTACGACGAGCAGTTGCCATCCAACTGATCATCAATCGTGAGTTAGGTCTTGCTAAAAATGAAAATCCATTACAAGGTGCTTTCATCATTGAAGAACTTACCAACTTGGTAGAAGAGGCAATTCTCACCGAATTCAATCGATTGACAGAACGTGGGGGAGTGCTCGGTGCAATGGAAAGAATGTACCAAAGGAATAAAATCCAAGAAGAGTCCCTCCACTATGAAACTTTAAAACACACTGGTGAATATCCAATTATCGGAGTGAATACTTTCCTCAATCGAAATGGTTCCCCAACAGTGATTCCTGGGGAAGTGATCCGTTCGACAGATGAGGAGAAACAACAACAAATTGGCAATTTGAAGGCATTTCAAAAAGCAAATGTTGGCAAAACGGAATCCGCGATCACAAAATTAAAACAAGTAGCTCGTGCCAAAGAAAATATCTTTCAAGAGTTACTAGAAACAGTGAAAGTGGCGTCTTTAGGGCAGATCTCACATGCGTTGTATGAAGTGGGAGGTCAGTACCGCCGCAATATGTAA
- a CDS encoding c-type cytochrome, with product MGKTYSVKPTPVPKFVSNLDILEGKRLYQSRGCGDCHDVNGSGKTFIDDPAIGTISGANLTAGKGGILNDRTDEELAVAIRHGVGKNGRALIFMPSTDFHGMTNEDVGKLISYLRSSAPVDKEQGEIKPGPLGRFLFVIGEIPVLVSAEQINHETNHLENLKPTVSLEYGKYVAATCTGCHGMKLVGGPIQGAPPEWPPAQNITKAGLSHYTEVSFIESIRTGKRPDGSEIKFPMPWQSLAKLTDTELKALWLYLQSI from the coding sequence ATGGGAAAAACATACTCCGTAAAACCTACTCCTGTTCCTAAATTTGTTTCCAACCTAGACATTCTAGAAGGCAAACGCCTTTACCAGTCTAGAGGTTGTGGTGATTGCCATGACGTCAATGGTAGTGGAAAAACTTTTATCGATGACCCCGCAATTGGAACAATTTCAGGTGCAAACCTAACAGCTGGTAAAGGCGGAATTTTAAACGATCGAACAGATGAAGAATTGGCTGTCGCCATTCGCCATGGTGTTGGAAAAAATGGACGTGCACTAATCTTCATGCCATCCACTGATTTTCATGGAATGACAAATGAAGATGTTGGGAAATTAATTTCTTATCTTCGATCTTCCGCTCCAGTGGACAAAGAACAAGGAGAGATCAAACCAGGACCACTTGGCAGATTTTTATTTGTCATCGGAGAAATTCCCGTATTAGTCTCAGCAGAACAAATCAATCATGAAACAAATCATCTTGAAAATTTAAAACCTACAGTATCGCTAGAATATGGTAAGTATGTTGCTGCTACTTGCACTGGATGCCATGGAATGAAGTTAGTCGGTGGTCCAATCCAAGGAGCTCCTCCTGAATGGCCACCAGCACAAAACATTACGAAAGCAGGACTTTCTCATTATACAGAGGTTAGTTTTATTGAATCCATCCGAACAGGAAAACGTCCAGATGGATCAGAGATCAAGTTTCCAATGCCTTGGCAAAGTTTAGCCAAATTAACAGATACAGAGCTAAAAGCACTTTGGCTGTATTTGCAAAGCATTTAA